GAAGTACTTGACGATGAAACCGTGGAAGCCGAGCCCCGTGTCGGTGGTGTTGTCCAGATTGGAGTTGCCGTAGTACGGCGAGAGGTCGAGGATGACGGGGGTCTTCGTCCCGTCAGGGACTTCGGGCTTGAAAATCGCGACATCGAGTTCGATCCCGTCGAACGCTTTCAAGAACGACTGCTCAACCGGAAGGATCCGGTGGATCGGGAGAGAGATCGCGCTGCTTCCGACGTCGATTCTCGCGTCGGGGGCGGCTTGGGGTGTCGAGATGCAGCCCGAAAGCGCGAGTGCGAACATCAGGGCGGTGGCGCCTGCGATCCTCATTATAGTACTGGTCCTCGGGAAGGAAGCCCGGTTTGCGCCACTTATAATTTGTTGTGCAAGCGTGTGGTCGGCCTGGAGCACATTGGGCCACGTCAAGCCTGCGCATCGGCCACGGCCCGTGGAAGCGGACGCTTGTTCGCGGCCTGTGTTGGGTCGCGGAAACGGTACCGGGTCATGTGGAATGGCGGCAGCCGCTTGTCGCGGGCTCTCGGGCCAGTGCCAATGGCCCTCGCTCCAATAAGTATTAAGTATGGCCCAGGTGACATTCGGCCTGTGAAATCCGGGGCGATCCTCGTAATCCTCCTGCTCATCGCCGGGAGTCTCGCCTTGCCGTCCGCGTCCGCCGCGCCCCAATTGGTCCATCACTATCCGCAAGTCGAGCAGGAACTGCGCGCGATCGAGACCGCGCACCCCGACCTTGCGACCGTGAAATCCATCGGAAAGAGTTCGCTCGGCCTCGACCTGTGGCACATAATGCTCACCGACATGAAAGTCACGGGCCTCGCGGACTCGCGATGCTCGTCCGCTGGCTCCTCGGCGGAAGGAGCCGCCTGTGGTCCCAAGTACAAAGTCTACATGGACGGCGGCCACCACGGGAACGAGGTCCTGGGCGTGGAACTCGTCTTCCTCTACATCAACTACCTCGTCCTCGGCTACGACGCGAAGGACCCCGAGGTGATGAACCTCCTCGCCCAGAACGAATTCCATCTAACTCCGATGTTGAACCCCGACGGGAACATGCTCGACACGCGAAAGAACGGCAACCAGGTGGACCTCAACAGGAACTACCCGTACGAGTGGGGCACCGACGGGGCAAGCGCCGATATCACGGCGGGGAACTACCACGGGCCGCAACCCCTCTCAGAATCGGAGATCAGGGCGAACACGGAGCTCGCGGCCAAGAACGACTGGGACGTCTGGGTAACGATGCACACGGGTGTAGCGGAGTTCTACTGGCCTTGGAGCTACACGAACGACGACCCTCCGGACCACGAGATGTTCGTCGCGATGGAGAAGCCCTTCGAGGCCGCGACCAACGGGCGCGTGGACGCGATGCAGTCGGCGGAACTCTACATCGCGGACGGCGACACCGAGGACTTCGCGTACGGAAGCCTTGGTATCCCCGCGTTCGTCTTCGAGGTCCACGAGGACCAGACCGTGCCGGTCTACCCCGAGGAGCTCACGGGTGTCTTGAAGGACCAGTTCAACGGCCTCAAATGGGTCGTCGCGAACACGCCGAAGTACGGAGCGAACCTCACCGTGGTATCGGCTGAACGATCCGGCGCCCTGCTGAACCTCACGCTCAGAAACGACGGCTTGGGCCCAGCTCGAAACCTTTCCTTGGCCGTCAAGGTGGGAGGTCAAGCCCAATACGTGTCTTCTGGCGGCTTGAACGGCGACGAACGCTTGGCGCCGGGCGCGACCACGACGCTGACGATTCCGCTCGGCGCGGCCCCCGTGGGATCCATTGAAGTCTCGGGAACGTATTCGCAGCTTCTCATCGGATCATCACGCACGAAGACGCTCGCCTACTCCTCGGGCGAGGCGTCGCCACTCGGACTTTCCGACGGACCCGCGCGAGTGCCCGGGTTCGAGCTTCCGCTCGTGATGCTCACCGCACTCGCGGCAGTCACGTTTTCCCGACGCAAGGCCTGAACCGCGTTCCGCCTTCTGTCGATCCACATCGCCGTCCCGAGCGCGAGCGCCGTGGCGGCGAGAAGGCCCGGCGCCGCATCGAAAGCGGACGTGACGATGTCCGAGGCCGCCGTCGTGACCGGATTGTTCCCTGTTGTTTCCCCGTAACCGGCGCTACGCTCGGTGTTCCCGCGCGCCTTCCCCGGAGGCGTCAAGGGTTCATCGGCGTACGGGATCCCCTCGCCGAAGCCCGAGACGCGGTCCCCGTGCCCGCCACCGGTTCCCGAGGGCCCATCAGCCGTCCCCCACCAGTTGCGATCGAATTCGGTCGAATGTTTGCCACCGACCACCCCAGCGTCCGAGTTGTCGAAGATGTCGTTTTCCGCGATCCGGTGGCTTCCATCAGCGATCGTGATGCCGCGCTCGTTGTCGTGGATGCTGTTCGCCTCGACGAGGAAGCTCCCGCCGTCGAGAACGACGCCGTCGGCGCTACGCGAGACGTCGTTTCCCTTGAGTCTCCCGGTCGCGTCGTGGAGGGCGAAGCCTTGACCGTTTTCCTTCACGCGGTTGTCGGCGATACGGGCGTCGCTGGTTTCCGACACCGAGACCGCTTCGCCCAGGTTCGCCTCAATGACGTTTCGAGAGATGTCCAGCGGCATCGCGCCGTTCGCCTTCACGCCGCCGTCGTTTTCCCGCAACGTGTTGGAGCGCGCGATGAGCGAGGAGGTCCCAGGCGAACTGGAGTCGATCTCCACGGCGTAAGCGCCCGCACGCGTGATGGTGTTCCCTTCGAGGGTCGCCGTGGAATCGAACATGGATATCCCCGCATCTTCGCTCTCCCGGATGACGTTCGAGCCGATCGTCGCCTCCACGTCCCCTCGAAGGAGTATCCCGTGGTAGTCGCGCGTAAGGATGTTGCGCTCGATCGTGACGTTCTCCGCGTTCCCCAGCACGATCCCGGAGTAGCGGTACCGTCCACCGGTGTCCTTCCCGTCGATTATGGTGTTGTCGCTTATCACGAGGTGGAATCTCGTGTTGAGGACGATGATCCCGTCCTGGGCCCTTGCCGAGACGGTCCACCCGGAGAGCCGGAACGGATCGTCCGCGGTCCCCTTGCCGCCGCCGACACCGTTTTTCAAGATGGTGTCACCAAGGAGGAGTTCGGCGTCGCCGTTGATGATGATCGGCGCGTGATGGCTCGTCTTCCCCGCGTCGATGTCTATCGCCGCGCCCAGAGGATCTTCTGGGGTGACGGAAAGGAGATCCACGGGAAGTGCGGCGGCGGCACTGCTTGCCACGAGTAGTGCAAGGATGACCGCCGGGCGGGAGGACATCGACAGTCCTTTGATCGTCAAGGTTGAAACCAGGAGCGCTCGGGCGCGAATGCAAAAAATGGTGTTGTGGCCTAGGGGCAAAAGGCCCCATGGCAATCGTCAAGAACGCGGGCACAGAACGTCGCAACGCCTTGGGGCGTCCAGTGGCACCAGCGTCGCCGAGTCAGCCGGGCTGCCCGTCAACGGTCTACCCGTCAACACCAGCCGTATCGGCGTTTCGACGAGCCACAGATGCTCAGCGGCCGGCACCTACAGGGTGACGCTCACCGTGACCGATGACGGCGGCGCCAAGCCGACCGACTCGGGCTACGACTGCAGGCGGTACGAGGGCGATACCGGCGAGTCGTACACCCTCACGGATCCGGCCGCCGCTGTTGGGGAATCCGGGTGAAGGTGTTCTCCGGCTCGGCGAGCGTGAGCTACGAGATAAGGGCCACGTACTGAGGCCTCACAAGTCCAATGAGCGGGTGCGGCGTTGACGCCGCCCGTGGTTGGGGTCACCGCACCAGGCCCAATCCGCAGGCTCCACCATTTCCTTTGGAGCGCTTCAAAGCCGAAACCTGGTGACGATTCGTCACGCACATAAATGGCGACCGTCATTGGGCGCCCCGGCGAAAATCCGGTGATCCGATTCTGGCCCCGTCCCGTTGGCACGGGAACGTTTATCTTCCGACCTTCGATATTCGGGTGACCCGCCGGGGGGCGGGTGATTTGGAGGTGAGGTTGGAGAATGTCCAGGCTCCTGTCGGTCACGTGCCGTCTTAGTGGGAGCCGCGCGTCGTACGCATCTTTCCATTCGGGGTTTGGAGGCTGGAGCGTAGAACACTTATCGACGGTCGGCAAGGACCGTCGAACGGATATCAACAAACGAAAGTGAAAATTCTCATGAAAAGAACTTTGTCAATCTTCGTTGCGATAGCGATGCTTGGAGTGCCGGCCGCGATGGCCCTTCCCGACGTAGGGACGCCCACCGTGCCCGAGACAGGCCCGACAC
The Euryarchaeota archaeon DNA segment above includes these coding regions:
- a CDS encoding right-handed parallel beta-helix repeat-containing protein, with translation MSSRPAVILALLVASSAAAALPVDLLSVTPEDPLGAAIDIDAGKTSHHAPIIINGDAELLLGDTILKNGVGGGKGTADDPFRLSGWTVSARAQDGIIVLNTRFHLVISDNTIIDGKDTGGRYRYSGIVLGNAENVTIERNILTRDYHGILLRGDVEATIGSNVIRESEDAGISMFDSTATLEGNTITRAGAYAVEIDSSSPGTSSLIARSNTLRENDGGVKANGAMPLDISRNVIEANLGEAVSVSETSDARIADNRVKENGQGFALHDATGRLKGNDVSRSADGVVLDGGSFLVEANSIHDNERGITIADGSHRIAENDIFDNSDAGVVGGKHSTEFDRNWWGTADGPSGTGGGHGDRVSGFGEGIPYADEPLTPPGKARGNTERSAGYGETTGNNPVTTAASDIVTSAFDAAPGLLAATALALGTAMWIDRRRNAVQALRRENVTAASAVSITSGSSNPGTRAGPSESPSGDASPEE